In Trichoplusia ni isolate ovarian cell line Hi5 chromosome 7, tn1, whole genome shotgun sequence, a single genomic region encodes these proteins:
- the LOC113495805 gene encoding transcriptional regulator ATRX homolog isoform X1, producing MAAEVPVSVVLCEAMEYLSKLGANLRTRSENLKDKRINKDKLKNAHAVHKAASKVLLICELSKKSLEKVENCVQSVISRVDASQAPSNVGGKSQEKPKFYYFEYDTHKLRISKKISIKHYTSAKVVAKSMTISMHDNYPVYYDCKLKRLRVGTSDFKSRKLANIDFETNQGKSDSNQNEIVDVESDDAKTEMAENSSDVTKSTQNTAECTSTNSDRRKPLRIMSISDTEDDIVPLATKSSNSVSTEDSVSKLVSDENKSEDSSATTENNNVDHTESLVKEHRESHSGPEDGKVSTEESSKKKSTKGGPITIFFNRKNTVKKSKTNGQQKNSSQILPVDDTNSEEDFKSNKNKEAQKENKPASNEANCSSDNLEPIKRKRKNSNVSDSSSQINDDSTKNSEENNMQKELNDDSNDSNNSKPLIRCVNITKLLKPDAVPVKSDLFAGKQSDIREHFSKKGSAQVHSKEESKIYNLGNKESSKSMIIKNKSNWDSKLKEVKNFKLKKFSLNVERLPELSTKFLLDHNLIRIIQGGHTVCEVRKDEAKSDTYMKKVKNALLNDSESDDSVKAQSKRVKHSLLNDSDSDKEIGTNIDSQVVSQKEINPATIKDSLLCDSDSDKNEEQVVKENSKVSDGNTNNSQERIDTVVENIIASLSRLNEHSAQNQEKSDDSSLKSYVNKENDNHNVSETEKLNEPCHDTIKAKSSLLNDSDSDSEPFPRTKERFISARESSELKKMLLNHSSSSEHEESVTNVLKRGRKKSRSSNSSSSETAKSKKTACSEKAHNSSINQIDGTVDEHSDSSVKKMVRSKSKPSGSSVQNSEIQDASDRDIEGLTNLNSLNKSRRHGSSSNNTESRSSARQACKLKQTPTIGEDLLHAESSSDVSENNVDENVEEEDLPKIHGLNGDSIGHLAKDDLLNESDSSASQDVEATEDTQHIEDSEEENVISKRRKANAISSDSEGGTSRRKHEDDEEARVSDFEDSEDESSESAKRSKRKKKPSESDGSAGSSNEGKKKRRRIKQVNDSDGSGSDTENEGRNKHGRKNIRKVMGKNQLEEATKKAAREEKERIARIADRQKLYNNLDFDETGKPDEVVLEKVVLDFDPETKEPLIQVDRGLVKKLKPHQANGIKFMWDACFESAKRIKKDRGSGCILAHCMGLGKTLQVISLTHTLLTHGSLTNVNRVLVVCPLSTVLNWVNEIRMWLKHAESDFEVDIYELSRYKQNSERAFQLQQWLDNGGVCVLGYEMFRNLSADNPKKFKKKMLRSFQESLVDPGPDLVVCDEGHLLKNEKTSLSQSMNRVKTRRRIVLTGTPLQNNLKEYYCMVQFVKPNLLGKYNEYLNRFVNPITNGQYTDSTEHDIRIMKRRSHVLHKMLDGAVQRRDYGVLAPFLPPKHEYVLFITLTDVQVKLYQHYLDNYSRRPLPGKSGFLFPDFQSLQRIWTHPLVLKYNSERYEIMQQKKREREEEDSEGSLVDFIDDDSTPDETSTEESTDDSSELSDDSRKKSKKKKSGKKDKKGKEAKVGTRRGTRANPVEADDDDPDVAEVFEVKNENPTEWWIKLVEDEELDDMRNSHKLVLLFDILRQCEAIGDKLLVFSQSLYSLDLIEHFLGKVDEATQEGRIDEKLGGHVGSWSPGVDYFRLDGSTSCENRSIWCKNFNREDNPRARLFLISTRAGGLGINLVAANRVIIFDVSWNPSHDVQSIFRVYRFGQKKPCYVYRFLAMGTMEEKIYERQVTKQAISKRVIDEQQIDRHYAENDLAELYKFEARPDEPRPLPTLPRDRLFAEMLKEHEAQIYKYHEHDSLLENKEEETLSEEERKAAWEDFENEKNKPPPTPFPSAWPMHNGMVPGLLAQQQQQLAYAALAAMLRKDMPNINDNQIRDMLPLIYNSNPGLMQKMGEIYKYAQPGVMNPGMMNPVMNAAAGSGGGAGGLGGASGLQYEPPWQRQHQQQQQLRLQQLMQHNPQMGAKFYAGGLGSRDPVAMALQQQRAREIMMGGGAGRPRGRPPLAPRRDPPPAPPAPHDVVNLDSD from the exons ATGGCGGCCGAAGTGCCTGTAAGTGTTGTATTATGTGAAGCAATGGAGTATCTGTCTAAACTTGGTGCTAATCTACGAACTCGGTCCGAAAATTTGAAAGACAAGAGAATTAATAAAGACAAACTAAAGAATGCTCATGCTGTTCATAAAGCTGCCTCTAAGGTGCTTCTTATTTGCGAACTGTCAAAAAAGTCTCTAGAAAAAGTTGAAAACTGTGTTCAGAGTGTAATCTCGCGAGTTGACGCATCTCAAGCTCCATCGAATGTTGGCGGGAAAAGTCAAGAGAAACCAAAGTTTTACTATTTCGAATATGACACACATAAATTACGAATATCtaagaaaatttcaataaaacattatacatcAGCTAAAGTAGTCGCCAAAAGTATGACTATTTCAATGCATGATAATTATCCTGTTTATTACGATTGCAAACTAAAGAGACTCAGGGTAGGAACTTCAGACTTCAAAAGTCGTAAATTggcaaatattgattttgaaactAATCAGGGTAAATCTGACTccaatcaaaatgaaattgttgaTGTAGAATCTGATGATGCAAAAACTGAAATGGCTGAGAATTCAAGTGATGTTACAAAATCTACACAAAATACTGCAGAATGTACCAGTACCAACAGTGATAGGAGAAAACCATTGAGAATTATGAGCATCAGTGACACTGAAGATGACATTGTACCTTTAGCGACTAAATCCTCAAATTCTGTCTCAACTGAAGATAGTGTAAGTAAATTAGTAagtgatgaaaataaaagtgaagaTAGTAGTGCcacaactgaaaataataatgttgaccATACTGAATCCTTGGTTAAAGAACACAGAGAGTCTCATTCTGGGCCAGAGGATGGAAAGGTTTCCACAGAagaaagtagtaaaaaaaaatctacaaaaggTGGTccaatcacaatattttttaacagaaaGAATACAGTGAAAAAATCCAAAACAAATGGACAACAAAAGAATTCAAGTCAAATACTGCCTGTAGATGACACCAATAGTGAAGAagattttaaaagcaataaaaataaagaggcACAAAAAGAGAATAAACCTGCAAGTAATGAAGCAAATTGCAGTAGTGACAATCTTGAACCCAtcaaaaggaaaagaaaaaattcaaatgtaaGTGATTCTTCAAGTCAAATTAATGATGATTCCACTAAGAATTCAGAAGAAAATAACATGCAGAAGGAACTTAATGATGATTCTAATGACTCAAACAATTCAAAACCCTTGATCCGCTgtgttaatattacaaaattattaaaaccagATGCAGTGCCAGTCAAAAGTGACTTGTTTGCAGGAAAACAAAGTGATATAAGAGAGCATTTCAGCAAAAAAGGAAGTGCTCAGGTTCATAGTAAAGAGGAATCAAAAATTTACAATCTCGGAAATAAGGAATCCTCAAAATcaatgattattaaaaataaaagcaattggGATAGTAAACTTAAAGAAGTTAAGAATTTCAAACTCAAAAAGTTTAGTTTAAATGTAGAAAGACTGCCAGAATTAAGTACAAAGTTTTTACTTGACCATAATCTTATTAGAATTATTCAAGGTGGCCATACTGTATGTGAAGTTAGAAAAGATGAAGCAAAGTCTGATACATAtatgaaaaaagttaaaaatgccTTATTGAATGATTCTGAATCAGATGACAGTGTAAAAGCTCAATCAAAAAGAGTAAAACATAGCCTGCTTAATGATTCTGATTCCGATAAAGAAATTGGAACAAATATTGACAGTCAGGTAGTGAGCcaaaaggaaattaatcctGCAACTATTAAAGATTCACTACTTTGTGATTCTGACTCTGACAAAAATGAAGAACAGGTTGTTAAAGAAAACAGTAAAGTCTCTGATGGCAATACTAATAACAGTCAAGAAAGAATTGATACAGTGGTTGAAAACATTATAGCATCATTGTCTAGGTTAAATGAACATTCAGCTCAAAACCAAGAAAAGAGTGATGACAGTAGTCTTAAGTCTTAtgtaaataaggaaaatgaTAATCATAATGTCAGTGAAACAGAGAAACTAAATGAACCTTGCCATGATACTATCAAAGCAAAATCATCTTTATTAAATGACAGTGATAGTGATTCCGAACCATTTCCAAGAACTAAGGAGAGGTTTATAAGTGCCAGGGAAAGTagtgaactaaaaaaaatgcttcTCAATCATTCATCCAGTTCAGAGCATGAAGAATCTGTAACAAATGTGTTAAAAAGAGGCAGAAAAAAATCACGATCATCAAATTCATCATCTTCAGAAACAGCAAAGTCAAAAAAAACGGCATGTAGTGAAAAAGCCCACAACAGTAGTATCAACCAAATTGATGGGACTGTTGATGAACACTCTGATTCCAGTGTTAAAAAG atgGTACGCTCTAAATCAAAACCCAGTGGCAGCAGTGTCCAGAACTCAGAAATTCAAGATGCGAGTGACAGAGATATTGAAgg GCTGAcaaatttaaacagtttaaacAAATCTCGACGGCATGGTTCTTCGTCAAACAATACTGAGAGCAGGAGTTCTGCGAGGCAAGCGTGTAAGCTGAAGCAGACGCCGACCATCGGCGAGGACTTATTGCACGCTGAGAGCAGCTCAGACGTCTCGGAGAACAATGTCGACGAAAATGTTGAAGAAGAAG ATTTACCTAAAATTCATGGTCTTAACGGAGACAGCATCGGTCATCTCGCTAAAGATGATTTACTAAATGAAAGTGATTCTTCGGCGTCTCAGGATGTAGAGGCCACTGAG GATACACAACACATAGAAGATTCCGAGGAAGaaaa CGTTATATCAAAAAGGCGTAAGGCAAATGCAATATCATCAGACTCAGAAGGCGGGACTTCGCGTCGTAAACATGAAGACGATGAAGAAGCTAGGGTTAGCGACTTTGAGGATTCCGAGGATGAGAGCTCAGAGTCTGCAAAACGCTCCAAGCGGAAGAAAAAGCCCTCGGAAAGCGACGGATCAGCGGGATCTAGTAATGAGGG aaaaaagaAACGTCGACGCATAAAACAAGTTAATGATAGTGATGGATCTGGATCGGACACTGAAAATGAAGGTAGAAATAAACACGGCAGGAAGAATATACGTAAG gTAATGGGTAAGAATCAGTTAGAGGAAGCTACAAAGAAAGCTGCTCGCGAAGAAAAGGAAAGAATTGCTCGTATTGCAGATAGACAGAAATTG tacaataatttgGACTTTGATGAGACTGGAAAGCCGGATGAAGTTGTCTTGGAAAAAGTCGTGTTGGATTTCGATCCAGAAACTAAAGAACCACTAATTCAAGTTGACAGAGGTCTCGTCAAGAAGTTGAAACCACATCAG gctAATGGTATAAAGTTCATGTGGGACGCGTGCTTCGAGAGTGCCAAGCGAATCAAAAAAGACAGAGGCTCAGGATGCATCTTAGCGCATTGCATGGGTCTGGGAAAAACGTTACAA gTGATATCCCTAACCCACACGCTGTTGACTCACGGCTCCCTCACAAACGTGAACCGAGTGCTGGTCGTGTGTCCGCTCTCCACTGTACTCAATTGGGTTAACGAGATCCGCATGTGGCTCAAACACGCCGAATCTGACTTCGAAGTTGACATCTATGAACTGTCCAG GTATAAGCAGAACTCCGAGCGTGCTTTCCAGCTGCAACAGTGGTTAGATAATGGCGGCGTCTGCGTGCTCGGTTACGAGATGTTCAGAAATCTCTCTGCTGACAACCCTAAGAAGTTTAAGAAGAAGATGCTGAGAAGTTTCCAGGAGAGCCTTGTGGATCCAG GTCCGGATTTGGTAGTATGTGATGAGGGTCATTTACTGAAGAACGAAAAGACCAGTCTATCACAATCCATGAACAGAGTTAAAACACGGCGTCGTATAGTGCTTACCGGGACACCCTTACAAAATAACTTGAAAGAAT ATTACTGCATGGTACAATTTGTGAAACCTAACTTGTTGGGTAAATACAATGAGTACTTGAATCGTTTCGTAAACCCCATCACTAACGGCCAGTACACGGACTCAACGGAGCACGACATTAGGATTATGAAGAGACGGTCGCACGTGCTACACAAAATGTTAGATGGGGCTGTGCAG aggAGAGACTACGGGGTGCTGGCGCCCTTCCTTCCTCCGAAGCACGAATATGTCTTGTTCATAACACTGACTGATGTTCAAGTTAAACTGTACCAGCACTATTTGGATAATTATTCTAGAAG ACCACTACCAGGCAAGTCTGGGTTCCTGTTTCCGGACTTCCAGTCCTTGCAAAGGATATGGACACACCCGCTGGTCCTCAAATACAATTCGGAAAGATACGAAATTATGCAGCAAAAGAAG AGAGAGAGAGAAGAAGAAGACTCAGAAGGCTCATTAGTCGACTTTATAGATGATGATTCTACTCCAGAT GAAACTTCAACAGAAGAATCTACGGACGATTCATCAGAGCTAAGCGATGACAGCCGCAAAAAGAGCAAGAAAAAGAAATCAGGCAAGAAGGATAAGAAAGGTAAAGAGGCGAAAGTTGGCACGCGACGTGGGACAAGGGCTAATCCAG TTGAAGCGGATGATGACGATCCCGACGTCGCGGAAGTGTTTGAAGTAAAGAATGAGAACCCAACTGAATGGTGGATCAAATTAGTCGAAGACGAGGAGTTGGATGACATGAGGAATTCACACAAACTTGTGCTGCTGTTCGATATACTGCGGCAGTGCGAGGCTATTGGAGATAAATT GTTGGTGTTCTCGCAGTCGTTGTACTCCTTAGATCTGATCGAGCATTTCTTGGGTAAAGTTGATGAGGCGACCCAAGAAGGACGCATCGACGAGAAACTTGGAGGACATGTCG GTTCATGGTCACCGGGCGTCGATTACTTCAGGTTGGATGGTTCTACGTCATGTGAAAACAGATCTATTTGGTGTAAGAATTTCAACAGAGAAGACAATCCAAGGGCCAG ATTATTCTTAATATCGACGCGTGCTGGCGGTCTGGGTATCAACTTGGTGGCAGCTAACCGTGTGATCATATTCGACGTATCATGGAACCCCTCGCACGACGTGCAGAGTATATTCAGAGTTTATCGTTTCGGGCAGAAGAAACCTTGCTATGTTTACAGATTTTTGGCTATG GGAACAATGGAAGAGAAGATTTACGAGCGTCAAGTAACAAAGCAAGCGATATCGAAGCGCGTGATAGACGAGCAGCAGATCGACCGTCACTACGCGGAGAACGACCTCGCCGAGCTGTACAAGTTCGAGGCGCGGCCCGACGAGCCGCGCCCGCTGCCCACGCTGCCCAGGGACCGCCTGTTCGCAGAGATGCTCAAGGAGCACGAGGCACAG ATATACAAGTACCACGAGCACGATTCGCTACTGGAGAACAAAGAGGAGGAGACTCTTAGCGAGGAAGAGCGCAAGGCGGCCTGGGAGGACTTCGAGAACGAGAAGAACAAGCCGCCGCCCACGCCCTTCCCGTCTGCTTGGCCCATGCATAATGGAATGG TACCAGGTTTGTTGGCGCAACAACAACAGCAACTGGCCTATGCAGCGTTAGCGGCGATGCTTCGCAAAGATATGCCTAACATCAACGACAACCAGATTCGAGACATGCTGCCACTTATATACAACTCTAACCCCGGA TTGATGCAAAAAATGGGAGAAATATACAAGTATGCTCAGCCGGGAGTGATGAATCCCGGTATGATGAACCCAGTCATGAATGCtg CAgcgggcagcggcggcggcgcgggcgggctGGGCGGCGCCAGCGGCCTGCAGTACGAGCCGCCCTGGCAGCGGCAGCATCAGCAGCAGCAACAGCTGCGCCTGCAGCAGCTCATGCAGCATAAC CCACAAATGGGCGCGAAGTTCTACGCGGGCGGGCTCGGCAGCCGCGACCCCGTGGCCATGGCCCTgcagcagcagcgcgcgcgcgaGATCATGatgggcggcggcgcgggccgTCCGCGCGGCCGCCCTCCCCTCGCGCCACGCCGCGACCCGCcgcccgccccgcccgcgccgcaTGACGTCGTCAACCTCGACTCCGACTAG